From one Candidatus Lernaella stagnicola genomic stretch:
- the miaA gene encoding tRNA (adenosine(37)-N6)-dimethylallyltransferase MiaA yields MSAARPKLLVVCGPTATGKTALAIRLAETLNGEIINADSMQVYRYMNIGTAKPDAAERQRAAFHVIDVADPDDTFSTGRFKKAADRAAVDILARGRVPIIAGGTGLYIKALVHGLWEGPSADPDLRHRYKAQEKEKPGVLYERLRRVDAVRAAEVHPADFVRIERALEVFDVTGRPLSEFQQEHRFSESLYRVLKIGLHRDRDELAAAVEGRVDRMMEQGWLGEVRDLRRRGYEASLPSQAAIGYKELHQHLDGELTLADALRRTKTSTRKFAKRQRTWFGADDAIRWFDVAECDAAGVAASAFLAEE; encoded by the coding sequence GTGAGCGCGGCGCGACCCAAGCTCCTTGTCGTATGCGGTCCCACGGCGACCGGTAAGACGGCCCTGGCGATTCGGCTTGCCGAAACATTGAACGGCGAAATCATCAACGCGGATTCCATGCAGGTTTACCGATACATGAATATCGGCACGGCCAAACCCGACGCCGCGGAACGACAACGCGCCGCCTTTCATGTGATCGATGTCGCCGACCCCGACGACACTTTCTCCACCGGCCGTTTTAAGAAAGCCGCCGATCGCGCTGCGGTCGACATCCTGGCGCGCGGCCGCGTGCCGATCATTGCCGGCGGCACCGGGCTGTATATCAAGGCGCTCGTGCACGGCTTGTGGGAAGGCCCGTCAGCCGATCCCGACCTGCGCCACCGCTACAAAGCTCAAGAGAAAGAAAAACCGGGAGTGTTGTATGAACGCTTGCGCCGCGTCGACGCCGTGCGCGCCGCCGAAGTTCACCCCGCCGACTTCGTGCGTATTGAGCGGGCGCTGGAAGTGTTCGATGTAACCGGCCGCCCGCTTAGCGAGTTTCAACAAGAGCACCGCTTCTCGGAATCCCTGTACCGGGTGTTGAAAATCGGATTGCACCGCGACCGGGACGAACTTGCCGCGGCGGTCGAGGGCCGGGTCGACCGGATGATGGAACAAGGATGGCTCGGCGAAGTGCGCGATTTGCGCCGCCGTGGATACGAGGCGTCGCTGCCCAGTCAAGCGGCCATCGGCTACAAGGAACTGCACCAGCATCTGGATGGTGAATTGACGCTGGCCGATGCCCTTCGCCGAACCAAGACCAGCACGCGGAAATTCGCCAAGCGCCAGCGAACGTGGTTTGGCGCCGACGACGCGATTCGCTGGTTCGACGTCGCCGAATGCGACGCTGCCGGCGTCGCAGCATCCGCTTTCTTAGCCGAGGAATGA
- a CDS encoding ATP-binding protein, which produces MATVKRDAFRVPTKKLRWRCDPTCFGFRTTKDAKPLDGVLGQGRALRAIELGLNLEAHGYNIYVSGLSGTGKMATVKALLKRMDESLPPARDILYVHNFDEPQKPLCLKLSPGQGALFKKEMAEFVEDMKRTIPTIFDNTEYKDRRDEIIEEHRNLQKEHFRQLESRIKAESFAMVQVQMGPFTRPMILPLIENQPVQFEQLENLAANGNFPAETLARLKEQHAMLRNELESTMKRVRQIEKDMKEALNELEQSYGISLVSDLLSDIREKFKSEAVREYLEQVQHAVLSGLSRFKDGEEQPQQQAAQPMMILEGQNKDEFIEFQVNVLVDNSRSKSRPVIIENTPTYKNLFGFIEKTIGKNGNWSTDFTKIRAGSIARADGGVLVIDLLDAVSEPGVWINLKRAMKTHELEIEGWDAFYWMLVSSLKPEPIPIQLKIVAIGDAWLFHLLSRHDEDFKKIFKIKADFDHEMDKNEEMIVRYASFLHKVVTDENLLHLTSKGVAAIVEEGVRIAGTQKKLSTRFSIIADILREANYYARDQKKKLISDKHIQMALDARRERLSLYEDKLQELIADGVIMISSDGGVVGQVNALAVSMLGDYDFGHPSRITAEVGMGSGSIVNIERESKLSGKIHDKGILILTGYLRGRFAHDKPLSIHASLTFEQSYGGIDGDSASSTEMYALLSELSGLPIEQGIAVTGSMNQKGEVQPIGGANEKIEGFFEVCKARGLNGKQGVMIPVQNVEDLMLNKEVVAAVRRGKFHIWAVQNLDEGISVLTGVAAGRRGKDGNYPEGTVNFLVDKRLREMALGLRKFGRPPDRNDAADDDGIDVQSPVKKTKPAKKTAPVKKVKPAKKTAPVKSKAPSKKSEDGKKKKAKETKTKKKTKKKSGDGK; this is translated from the coding sequence ATGGCCACGGTCAAACGCGACGCATTTCGAGTTCCCACAAAGAAGCTCCGCTGGCGTTGCGATCCGACTTGTTTCGGTTTTCGTACGACCAAAGACGCTAAACCGCTCGACGGTGTGCTCGGCCAAGGGCGGGCATTGCGGGCGATTGAACTGGGTCTGAATCTCGAGGCTCACGGTTATAACATTTATGTCAGCGGGCTTTCCGGCACCGGCAAGATGGCCACAGTCAAGGCTTTGTTGAAACGCATGGACGAGTCACTCCCGCCGGCGCGGGACATTTTGTACGTTCACAATTTCGACGAACCGCAGAAGCCCCTTTGCTTGAAGCTTTCGCCCGGGCAGGGCGCGTTGTTCAAAAAAGAGATGGCGGAATTCGTCGAGGACATGAAGCGCACGATCCCCACGATATTCGACAACACCGAATACAAAGACCGACGCGACGAAATTATTGAAGAGCATCGGAATCTTCAGAAGGAGCACTTCCGGCAGCTCGAAAGCCGGATCAAGGCCGAGAGTTTTGCCATGGTGCAGGTGCAGATGGGTCCCTTCACCCGGCCGATGATTTTGCCGCTCATCGAAAACCAACCCGTTCAGTTCGAACAACTCGAGAATCTTGCGGCCAACGGCAACTTCCCTGCCGAAACGCTGGCGCGCCTCAAAGAACAGCACGCCATGCTGCGCAACGAGTTGGAATCGACCATGAAGCGCGTGCGGCAGATCGAAAAGGATATGAAGGAGGCGCTCAACGAGCTCGAACAGAGTTACGGTATTTCGCTCGTGTCGGACTTGCTTTCCGACATTCGCGAGAAGTTCAAGTCCGAGGCGGTGCGCGAGTATCTCGAACAAGTTCAGCACGCGGTCCTTTCGGGTTTGTCCCGTTTCAAAGACGGCGAGGAGCAGCCGCAACAGCAGGCGGCGCAGCCGATGATGATTCTCGAAGGCCAGAACAAAGACGAGTTCATCGAATTTCAAGTGAACGTGTTGGTCGACAACTCCCGATCCAAAAGCCGCCCTGTCATCATCGAAAACACGCCCACGTATAAGAACCTGTTTGGCTTCATCGAAAAGACCATCGGCAAGAACGGCAACTGGTCGACCGATTTTACGAAGATCCGCGCCGGCAGCATCGCGAGAGCGGACGGCGGCGTGCTGGTTATCGACTTGTTAGACGCCGTTTCCGAACCCGGTGTGTGGATCAACCTGAAACGCGCGATGAAAACCCACGAACTGGAAATCGAGGGTTGGGACGCTTTCTACTGGATGCTGGTCTCCAGTTTGAAACCCGAACCCATTCCCATTCAACTGAAAATCGTGGCCATCGGCGACGCGTGGCTTTTCCACTTGCTGAGTCGTCACGACGAAGACTTCAAAAAGATATTCAAGATCAAGGCGGACTTCGATCACGAGATGGACAAGAACGAGGAGATGATCGTTCGCTACGCCTCGTTCCTCCACAAGGTCGTGACCGACGAAAACCTTCTCCATCTCACCTCGAAGGGCGTCGCGGCGATTGTCGAGGAGGGCGTGCGTATCGCCGGCACGCAGAAGAAACTCTCCACGCGTTTTTCCATCATCGCCGACATTCTGCGTGAGGCGAATTACTACGCAAGAGACCAGAAAAAGAAACTGATCTCCGACAAGCACATCCAAATGGCGCTGGATGCGCGCCGCGAACGCCTATCGCTATACGAAGACAAGCTGCAGGAATTGATCGCCGACGGCGTCATCATGATCAGCTCCGACGGTGGCGTCGTGGGACAAGTGAACGCCTTGGCCGTTTCCATGCTTGGCGATTACGACTTCGGACACCCCTCGCGGATCACCGCCGAGGTCGGTATGGGCAGCGGCTCGATCGTCAACATTGAACGGGAGAGCAAGCTGTCGGGCAAGATCCACGACAAAGGCATTCTGATTCTGACCGGCTACCTGCGCGGCCGCTTTGCACACGACAAACCGTTGAGCATCCACGCCAGCCTGACCTTCGAACAAAGCTACGGCGGCATCGACGGCGACAGCGCCAGCTCCACCGAAATGTACGCGCTGCTTTCCGAATTGTCGGGCCTGCCCATCGAACAGGGCATCGCCGTAACCGGTTCGATGAACCAAAAAGGCGAAGTCCAACCGATCGGCGGTGCAAACGAAAAAATCGAAGGCTTCTTCGAAGTATGCAAAGCCCGCGGACTCAACGGCAAGCAGGGAGTGATGATCCCCGTCCAAAACGTCGAGGATCTTATGCTCAACAAGGAAGTGGTCGCCGCGGTCAGACGAGGCAAGTTCCATATCTGGGCCGTCCAAAACCTCGACGAAGGCATCAGTGTCCTGACCGGCGTTGCAGCCGGCCGACGCGGCAAGGATGGCAACTACCCGGAAGGCACGGTCAATTTCCTCGTCGACAAACGACTGCGTGAAATGGCGCTCGGACTGCGTAAGTTTGGTCGGCCGCCGGACCGGAACGACGCTGCCGATGACGACGGGATCGATGTCCAATCACCGGTGAAAAAAACCAAACCCGCAAAGAAAACGGCTCCGGTGAAAAAAGTCAAACCCGCAAAGAAAACGGCCCCGGTGAAAAGCAAGGCGCCGTCAAAGAAAAGCGAAGACGGTAAAAAGAAGAAGGCGAAAGAAACAAAAACGAAGAAGAAGACGAAGAAGAAATCCGGTGACGGGAAATAG
- a CDS encoding alkaline phosphatase family protein, producing MRQATAKIVVALVLAIVLLSPIACLSKWEEQPRVLLIGIEGVSWDLINAMVKAGEAPNFARLRRDGAWGVLESPEPIFSAGFWVTVATGRTDADHHVIEPIVYDEKKGELVVPERDASAVWEIMAQNHIPAGVIGWPGSAPLPSELEIGIDDLAFYRGLGAISAIAGQTLPVPELPEDYPHFAITTPPGGSLRARIAVASLSQVPDLAKQAWPRVRFLAVYLEGVNSPRHFAGIGRLLGENRRRPAYAKVSRKHVRRIDEALGRLLDLAGPRTLIMVASNNASPGPWRGEGREYAHRINGVVGVIGPGIEPGRRMENPTVLDFVPMALAHMDLPLSEQMPGNPFEEAWKQKPSLRPKIASHDIFLRRPYPKETPLTDRRLRARAAWVRDLAGSQGRPFNPRNRYALELLERGQVTGAATEALRDLDNDASNPVSQYVLGEVRLYARGIGEALTNFAEAAAALGDSPKSHAERGLRSAVAMAAAEAHLAGARTDLAERDLRPALAMNRGLVAPVLVLAEIHLTARDPKKAAAVVKVVLGDHEKDANLWLVLGRAERKLGHLDAAVDALENAITFSSEPMPVAQLELGLVFVERNQWRRAVKPLRNATEADPTGTYAWLQLAQAYGQIGDTEQEEEALLACLRIAPDNVDAWVALRRLLQRTGRHDEAERVLAAARGAIAVQTLPF from the coding sequence ATGCGGCAGGCGACCGCCAAGATTGTCGTGGCGCTCGTCCTCGCGATTGTGTTGCTGTCGCCGATTGCGTGCCTGTCGAAATGGGAGGAACAGCCGCGGGTTTTGTTGATCGGTATCGAGGGCGTGAGTTGGGATCTCATCAACGCCATGGTCAAGGCCGGGGAGGCGCCGAACTTCGCCCGCCTGCGTCGTGACGGCGCGTGGGGCGTGCTGGAAAGCCCGGAACCCATCTTCTCGGCCGGCTTCTGGGTCACCGTCGCGACCGGTCGCACCGATGCCGACCACCACGTTATTGAACCGATTGTCTACGACGAAAAAAAAGGCGAGTTGGTCGTACCCGAAAGGGACGCGAGCGCCGTTTGGGAAATCATGGCGCAGAACCATATTCCCGCCGGCGTCATCGGCTGGCCGGGTAGCGCGCCGCTGCCTTCGGAATTGGAAATCGGCATCGATGATCTGGCTTTCTATCGCGGTCTCGGCGCCATTTCAGCCATCGCCGGGCAAACCCTGCCGGTTCCGGAGTTGCCCGAAGACTACCCGCATTTCGCGATCACGACGCCGCCGGGCGGTTCGCTACGCGCTCGTATTGCTGTCGCGTCGCTGTCCCAAGTGCCGGACTTGGCAAAGCAGGCTTGGCCGCGCGTCCGGTTTCTGGCCGTGTACCTGGAAGGCGTCAACTCGCCGCGACATTTTGCCGGCATCGGCCGCTTGTTGGGGGAAAATCGCCGCCGTCCGGCGTATGCGAAAGTCTCGCGCAAGCACGTGCGCCGCATCGACGAGGCCCTAGGCCGGTTGTTGGATTTAGCCGGGCCGCGCACGTTGATCATGGTTGCCTCCAACAATGCCAGTCCCGGGCCGTGGCGCGGGGAAGGGCGCGAGTACGCGCACCGAATCAACGGCGTCGTCGGCGTGATAGGGCCGGGCATTGAACCCGGTCGTCGTATGGAGAATCCCACGGTGCTGGATTTCGTGCCCATGGCTCTTGCCCACATGGATTTGCCGTTGTCGGAACAGATGCCCGGCAATCCCTTCGAGGAGGCGTGGAAACAGAAGCCTTCGCTCCGGCCGAAAATTGCCAGCCACGACATTTTTCTGCGGCGGCCCTATCCCAAAGAAACACCGCTGACCGACCGGCGCCTGCGGGCACGCGCGGCCTGGGTGCGCGATCTGGCCGGATCGCAGGGTCGGCCGTTCAATCCCCGCAACCGGTACGCCCTTGAATTGCTGGAGCGGGGACAGGTGACCGGCGCCGCGACCGAAGCCCTGCGCGATTTGGATAATGACGCGTCGAATCCGGTCAGCCAATACGTGCTGGGAGAGGTGCGCTTGTACGCCCGAGGAATCGGCGAGGCGTTGACGAATTTCGCCGAAGCGGCGGCCGCGTTGGGCGACTCGCCGAAAAGTCATGCCGAACGCGGACTACGTAGCGCGGTGGCGATGGCGGCGGCGGAGGCCCATTTGGCCGGGGCGCGAACGGATTTGGCCGAGCGCGATCTGCGGCCGGCCCTCGCCATGAATCGCGGTTTGGTCGCGCCGGTGCTTGTTCTGGCCGAAATCCATCTAACCGCTCGCGACCCCAAAAAAGCCGCCGCGGTGGTCAAAGTCGTGCTTGGCGATCATGAGAAAGATGCCAACCTCTGGCTGGTGCTGGGACGGGCCGAACGTAAGCTCGGCCATTTGGACGCCGCGGTCGACGCCCTGGAAAACGCGATCACGTTTTCTTCCGAGCCGATGCCGGTTGCCCAACTTGAACTCGGCCTCGTGTTCGTCGAACGCAACCAGTGGCGCCGGGCCGTCAAACCGCTACGCAACGCGACGGAAGCGGATCCGACCGGTACCTATGCGTGGCTGCAACTCGCGCAGGCGTACGGCCAAATCGGCGACACCGAGCAAGAAGAGGAAGCGCTGTTGGCTTGCTTGCGCATTGCGCCGGACAACGTCGACGCATGGGTCGCTTTGCGCCGTTTGCTGCAACGAACCGGTCGTCACGACGAGGCCGAACGCGTATTAGCCGCCGCCCGCGGCGCCATTGCTGTGCAAACCTTGCCGTTCTGA
- a CDS encoding glycosyltransferase has product MPRISAIVATRDRPEWAREAVASIAAQTYPPMEIIVADDGDGRTGTQLAAEFDATAIHTQGVGPARARHAAIERAGGDWLAFCDDDDTWHPERLARQVEIIEAATALVYSDAQRSDGHLEFTHRNPSAGRVFGSLLLDNWIPTSTVLLRREVYDRAGGFDDRYVPAEDYALWLAVSRLGRFARVDEPLATYRIHEAQLQSDRAAMAKATADVVEDALRHIGWRAQQIPNLAMRLRQLRFMQGRALAAQSDYAAARKAYAQAWAHQRAYLKAPIFFALSYFRM; this is encoded by the coding sequence ATGCCTAGAATCAGCGCCATTGTTGCCACGCGCGACCGCCCGGAATGGGCTCGGGAAGCGGTGGCGTCGATCGCGGCGCAAACGTATCCACCGATGGAAATCATTGTGGCCGACGATGGCGACGGCCGCACCGGAACGCAACTCGCCGCGGAATTCGACGCGACGGCGATTCACACACAAGGTGTGGGTCCGGCCCGCGCCCGACATGCGGCGATTGAGCGAGCCGGCGGCGACTGGCTGGCCTTTTGCGATGACGACGACACGTGGCACCCGGAGCGCCTGGCGCGACAAGTGGAGATCATCGAAGCGGCAACGGCGCTGGTCTACTCGGACGCGCAACGCAGCGACGGGCACCTGGAGTTCACCCACCGTAATCCGAGCGCGGGTCGCGTGTTCGGCAGCTTGCTGCTCGACAATTGGATACCGACCAGCACCGTTCTACTGCGCCGCGAAGTCTACGACCGCGCGGGCGGTTTCGACGACCGTTACGTGCCGGCCGAAGATTACGCGTTGTGGCTGGCGGTCAGCCGACTCGGCCGCTTCGCTCGCGTCGACGAGCCACTGGCAACTTATCGGATTCACGAAGCGCAACTGCAAAGCGATCGCGCGGCGATGGCCAAGGCAACGGCCGACGTGGTCGAAGACGCGTTGAGGCATATCGGCTGGCGCGCCCAACAGATACCCAACCTCGCGATGCGTCTGCGTCAATTGCGTTTCATGCAGGGGCGGGCGTTGGCGGCCCAAAGCGACTATGCTGCGGCCCGCAAAGCATATGCGCAAGCTTGGGCTCACCAGCGCGCCTACCTGAAAGCGCCCATCTTTTTCGCACTCAGCTATTTCCGGATGTAA
- the asnB gene encoding asparagine synthase (glutamine-hydrolyzing): protein MCGIAAIWGRGDIEPMTRMLAHRGPDEEGFYRDGPVQLGSRRLKVIDLVTGTQPIQSPDGKFVIVYNGEVFNYKELRAELESEYEFRTQTDTEVILNAYRKWGKDCVTRFNGQFAFVIYDGERFFCARDRLGEKPFYWAHNEHGFYVASEIKALLTQIESAPRITEAFWVFDAPLAPDTIFEGVCELGHGRTLTYDGHEVTIESYWESPRPDGDDDRSDDELVEELAALIEDAVRIRMVADVPVGLFLSGGLDSSIMAAVARPSQVFSCRFPLGVAFDEFEHAKTMADHIGAAQHVVTPKPEDLQTELENIIWHLDQPIATASTISEFALARTAANHVTVVLGGQGADEIFAGYVRYLLMQVEHELGRRTELKAYHPLARFFWRHDMFGDVVGRYFHLIHRAQVADPTAHIDRIRAFFQAGRSLPDCLGLTDLHISLPSLIQMNDRAAAAFGLENRCPFLDHRIVEFAFRLPPHLKIHDLTTKVILRRAATRWVPDSIVNRKDKKGLVVPIDRWLNGPLKTWANELIGSLESRGLDIPPPTPRGEFDRSRYTKACLELWFRRFFPGWHA, encoded by the coding sequence ATGTGCGGCATCGCAGCGATATGGGGACGAGGCGACATCGAGCCGATGACGCGGATGCTCGCGCACCGTGGCCCCGATGAAGAGGGATTCTATCGCGACGGCCCCGTGCAACTGGGCAGCCGGCGGCTGAAAGTTATCGACCTGGTCACCGGTACGCAGCCGATTCAGAGTCCGGACGGCAAATTCGTCATCGTCTACAACGGCGAAGTATTCAATTACAAGGAGCTGCGCGCCGAACTGGAGAGTGAATACGAGTTTCGAACCCAAACCGACACCGAGGTCATTCTCAACGCCTACCGCAAATGGGGCAAAGACTGCGTCACGCGCTTCAATGGACAATTCGCCTTTGTGATTTACGACGGCGAGCGTTTTTTCTGCGCCCGCGACCGCCTCGGTGAAAAGCCGTTCTACTGGGCCCATAACGAACACGGTTTTTACGTCGCCAGCGAAATCAAAGCGCTGCTGACCCAAATCGAATCGGCGCCGCGCATCACGGAGGCATTCTGGGTGTTTGACGCTCCGCTTGCCCCCGACACGATTTTCGAGGGCGTGTGCGAATTGGGCCACGGGCGCACGCTGACCTACGACGGTCATGAAGTGACGATCGAGAGCTATTGGGAATCGCCGCGCCCCGACGGCGACGACGACCGGAGTGACGACGAACTGGTGGAAGAACTCGCCGCATTAATCGAGGATGCCGTTCGCATTCGCATGGTCGCCGACGTGCCGGTGGGGTTGTTTCTATCCGGCGGCTTGGATTCCAGCATCATGGCGGCGGTGGCGCGCCCGAGCCAGGTTTTCAGTTGTCGCTTTCCTCTTGGCGTAGCATTCGACGAGTTCGAGCACGCGAAGACGATGGCGGACCACATTGGCGCCGCGCAGCACGTCGTCACGCCCAAACCCGAAGATTTGCAGACGGAACTTGAAAACATCATCTGGCACCTGGACCAGCCGATCGCCACGGCCTCGACGATCAGCGAGTTCGCGCTGGCACGCACCGCGGCGAACCACGTGACGGTCGTGTTGGGCGGCCAAGGCGCCGATGAAATATTCGCCGGGTACGTGCGTTACTTGCTGATGCAAGTCGAGCACGAACTGGGCCGCCGCACCGAACTCAAAGCGTACCATCCCCTGGCCCGTTTCTTTTGGCGGCACGACATGTTCGGTGACGTGGTCGGCCGCTATTTCCACTTGATTCATCGCGCGCAGGTCGCCGACCCGACCGCGCACATTGACCGCATTCGCGCTTTCTTCCAGGCGGGCCGCAGCCTGCCGGACTGCCTCGGCTTGACAGACCTGCACATCTCGCTGCCGAGCCTGATCCAGATGAACGACCGCGCCGCGGCCGCGTTCGGCCTGGAGAATCGTTGCCCCTTCCTCGATCATCGCATTGTCGAATTCGCGTTCCGCCTGCCGCCGCACCTTAAAATCCACGACCTGACAACCAAGGTCATCCTGCGGCGCGCCGCAACGCGTTGGGTGCCGGACTCCATCGTCAACCGCAAGGACAAAAAAGGTCTCGTCGTACCCATCGACCGGTGGCTGAACGGTCCGCTCAAGACGTGGGCGAACGAACTGATCGGGTCGCTGGAAAGCCGCGGCTTGGACATCCCGCCGCCGACGCCCCGAGGCGAATTCGATCGCAGCCGTTACACGAAGGCGTGTCTCGAGTTGTGGTTCCGTCGATTCTTCCCCGGTTGGCATGCCTAG
- a CDS encoding glycosyltransferase family 2 protein, protein MSDKTPDLSIIIPCFNEEGAISQLGERIAELREHLDWSYELVLIDDGSGDNTWLEIQKLQQRYDFVAPVQHPENRGIVAGWHTGFAAAKGRYVVTMDADLQYRPEDIIALKRKLDETGAEVVQGARVKELERSALRRLMTAGLSWLLNLMFGMKLVDNKSGFILCRREVFGDILTTRYQYRHFQHFIAVSAHAKGYRIVQVPVVFDPRVAGQSFMRHPVHFAFTAIADLPWALWEFRFRRRKAVN, encoded by the coding sequence ATGAGCGACAAAACGCCTGATTTGAGCATCATTATTCCTTGCTTCAATGAAGAGGGCGCCATATCTCAACTGGGCGAGCGCATCGCCGAGTTGCGCGAACACTTGGATTGGTCGTACGAGTTGGTGCTGATCGACGACGGCAGCGGCGACAACACGTGGCTGGAGATTCAAAAGCTGCAGCAACGATACGACTTCGTCGCGCCGGTGCAGCACCCCGAAAACCGGGGCATCGTCGCCGGCTGGCATACCGGCTTCGCGGCGGCGAAAGGGCGTTACGTGGTCACGATGGACGCCGACCTGCAGTATCGGCCGGAGGACATCATCGCCTTGAAGCGGAAGCTCGACGAGACCGGCGCCGAAGTCGTGCAGGGCGCTCGCGTAAAGGAACTTGAGCGCTCCGCGTTGCGCCGCCTGATGACCGCCGGGCTCTCATGGCTACTAAATCTGATGTTCGGGATGAAACTCGTCGACAACAAAAGCGGCTTCATTCTCTGCCGCCGCGAAGTCTTCGGCGACATCCTGACGACTCGCTACCAATACCGCCACTTCCAGCATTTCATCGCCGTTTCGGCGCACGCCAAGGGATACCGCATCGTGCAAGTGCCCGTCGTGTTCGACCCACGTGTCGCCGGGCAATCGTTCATGCGCCATCCGGTCCACTTTGCCTTCACTGCCATCGCCGACCTGCCCTGGGCGTTATGGGAATTTCGCTTCAGGCGTCGAAAGGCGGTGAACTGA